In Arthrobacter citreus, a single genomic region encodes these proteins:
- a CDS encoding formate--tetrahydrofolate ligase, giving the protein MSEVKSDLEIAFESKMKKITEIADDLNLFEEDIENYGHYKAKLSLSVLDRLNKSEDGKLILVTSINPTPAGEGKSTVTVGLAQAFHQIGKNAIVALREPSLGPTMGVKGGATGGGYSQVLPMDDINLHFNGDIHAITTANNALAAFIDNHIHQGNDLEIDVRRITWKRVVDLNDRALRNVIVGLGGPSGGVPREDGFDITVASEIMAVLCLASSIQDLKERLKRIVVAYSIHKTPVTVGDLKVEGALTLLLKDAIKPNLVQTIEHTPAIIHGGPFANIAHGCNSVIATKMAMKLGDFVVTEAGFGADLGAEKFLNIKTRALGVTPDAVVIVATIRALKMHGGVNKNELANENSLAVKDGIKNLEKHVETVSKFNVPVVVAINKFITDSEDEISVLKQWGQDNGIRIVLTEVWEHGGKGGVELAESLVNILKNPKAKFNYLYELTDSIENKIEKIAKEVYGADEVNFSPKAKKQIIEFNENGWDQLPICMAKTQYSLSDQPSLVGRPTGFKVEIRELKASIGAGFIVALTGNVMTMPGLPKKPAALNMDVDQQGRPKGLF; this is encoded by the coding sequence ATGAGTGAAGTGAAGTCAGATTTAGAAATTGCTTTTGAATCAAAAATGAAAAAAATTACAGAAATCGCAGATGATTTGAACTTATTTGAAGAAGATATAGAAAATTATGGTCATTATAAAGCAAAATTATCATTATCAGTACTTGACCGATTAAATAAAAGTGAAGATGGAAAATTAATTTTAGTCACTTCTATAAATCCTACTCCTGCTGGTGAAGGGAAATCAACAGTGACTGTTGGACTTGCTCAAGCGTTTCACCAAATTGGCAAAAATGCAATTGTTGCATTGCGCGAACCTTCTTTAGGTCCAACAATGGGAGTTAAAGGTGGAGCAACTGGAGGAGGCTATTCTCAAGTTTTACCTATGGATGATATTAATTTGCATTTTAACGGTGATATCCATGCGATTACAACTGCCAATAATGCATTAGCAGCATTTATTGATAATCATATCCATCAAGGAAATGATTTGGAAATTGATGTGCGCAGAATCACTTGGAAGCGTGTAGTTGATTTAAATGATCGTGCTTTAAGAAATGTCATTGTAGGTTTAGGTGGACCTTCTGGTGGTGTACCTCGAGAAGATGGATTTGATATTACAGTTGCTTCAGAAATCATGGCAGTACTTTGTCTAGCGTCATCAATTCAAGATTTAAAAGAAAGACTTAAACGAATTGTAGTGGCCTATTCTATACATAAAACACCGGTAACTGTAGGAGACTTAAAAGTAGAAGGTGCTCTTACATTATTGCTTAAAGATGCAATTAAGCCGAATCTTGTTCAAACGATTGAACACACTCCAGCAATTATACATGGTGGACCATTTGCAAATATTGCTCATGGATGCAACAGTGTAATCGCCACTAAAATGGCGATGAAATTAGGAGATTTTGTTGTAACAGAAGCTGGTTTTGGTGCAGATTTAGGTGCAGAAAAGTTCTTAAATATTAAAACTAGGGCATTAGGAGTTACACCAGATGCGGTTGTTATTGTTGCTACAATTAGAGCATTAAAAATGCACGGTGGAGTAAATAAAAATGAATTAGCGAATGAAAATTCATTAGCCGTTAAGGATGGCATTAAAAACCTTGAGAAGCATGTAGAAACAGTTTCTAAATTTAACGTACCTGTTGTAGTTGCAATTAATAAATTTATTACCGATTCTGAAGACGAAATAAGTGTATTAAAACAATGGGGACAAGATAATGGTATTAGAATCGTCTTAACTGAAGTTTGGGAACATGGGGGTAAAGGTGGCGTAGAGCTAGCTGAATCTCTTGTTAATATATTAAAAAATCCTAAAGCAAAGTTTAACTATTTATATGAATTAACAGACAGCATTGAAAATAAAATAGAAAAAATTGCAAAAGAAGTTTATGGTGCTGATGAAGTGAATTTTTCACCTAAAGCAAAAAAACAGATTATAGAATTTAATGAAAATGGTTGGGATCAACTACCAATTTGTATGGCTAAAACTCAATATTCCCTATCAGACCAACCAAGTTTAGTAGGTCGCCCTACTGGATTCAAAGTAGAAATTAGAGAGCTTAAAGCATCAATCGGTGCTGGATTTATTGTTGCGCTTACAGGAAACGTAATGACAATGCCTGGGCTACCTAAAAAACCAGCAGCATTAAATATGGATGTAGATCAACAAGGGCGTCCAAAAGGTTTATTCTAA
- a CDS encoding ABC transporter ATP-binding protein has translation MIKLAKYLKSFSTSLILAILFLFGQAMCDLNLPNYMSDIVNNGIQQNGILHVAPDAISQKGLKLMTTFMTVNEKEMVYKNYSLKSATDKNSDGKTYKSIYKNAEKNLYIKNETNENIDKKLDRTFGASTWTLFNIIQEGSSGKVKHTKNSSPGKTTKIDLTKLYQLQPMFDKLNQNTIINAHNKAVSSDKSLLTQSGIMLTKAFYTELGVNLHKIGSLYIIKIGLIMIAIALLGGLATVLVSFLSSRIASGVARNLRKDVFKKIESFSNKEFDKFSTASLITRCTNDVMQIQTLLMMGIRMICYAPIMGIGGIIMAINKSASMSWIIALAVIVLLCLIMIIMTVAIPRFKLIQKLIDKLNLVSRENLTGLMVIRAFGNSLHEKKRFQEVNTDLTKTNLFVNRVMSLMMPSMMLIMNGSSLLIIWVGAHQIAKSDMQVGDMMAFMQYSMQIITAFLMISIMFILVPRAAVSASRISEVLSTEVSIIDPENEKDLDSNKHGYIEFKNVDFRYEGAENDVLSDISFIAKPGQTTAIIGPTGSGKTTIANLILRFYDVTKGQILIDGVDVREVKQENLRSKLGYVPQKGLLLTGTIATNLKYGNKNITDEEMERVAQIAQASEFISKKEGQFNGEISQGGDNVSGGQKQRISIARALAKKPEILIFDDSFSALDFKTDLALRKALNENISNSTMIVIAQRVSTIMNAEHIIVVDSGKIVGKGTHKELLKSCPEYLEIASSQLSKEELA, from the coding sequence TTGATAAAATTAGCTAAATATTTAAAATCATTTAGTACAAGTTTAATATTAGCCATTTTATTTTTATTTGGTCAGGCTATGTGTGATTTGAACTTACCTAACTATATGTCTGATATCGTAAACAATGGAATACAGCAAAATGGAATATTACATGTTGCTCCAGATGCAATAAGTCAAAAAGGTTTAAAACTAATGACAACCTTTATGACAGTAAATGAAAAAGAAATGGTATATAAAAATTATAGTTTGAAATCTGCAACAGATAAAAACTCCGATGGTAAAACCTATAAAAGTATTTACAAAAATGCAGAAAAAAACTTATATATCAAAAACGAAACGAATGAAAACATTGATAAAAAACTCGATCGTACATTTGGGGCATCTACGTGGACACTTTTTAATATCATACAAGAAGGGTCGAGTGGGAAAGTCAAACATACAAAAAACAGTTCACCTGGGAAAACAACTAAAATTGACTTGACGAAACTATATCAATTACAGCCAATGTTTGATAAGTTAAATCAAAATACAATAATAAATGCTCATAATAAGGCGGTATCATCTGATAAAAGCTTACTAACCCAAAGTGGAATCATGTTGACAAAAGCATTTTATACTGAACTAGGTGTGAATTTACATAAAATTGGAAGCTTATACATAATTAAAATTGGTTTGATCATGATTGCAATTGCTCTACTCGGTGGATTAGCTACAGTTTTAGTAAGCTTTCTATCTTCTCGAATTGCATCAGGCGTTGCAAGAAACTTACGTAAAGACGTTTTTAAAAAAATTGAGAGCTTTTCAAACAAAGAGTTTGATAAATTCTCAACTGCATCACTAATTACAAGGTGCACAAATGATGTGATGCAAATACAAACTTTACTAATGATGGGTATTCGAATGATTTGTTATGCACCAATTATGGGAATCGGCGGAATTATTATGGCAATAAATAAGTCTGCTTCAATGAGTTGGATTATTGCCCTAGCTGTTATTGTCCTACTATGTTTAATAATGATTATAATGACAGTCGCAATTCCTAGATTTAAATTAATTCAAAAATTGATTGATAAATTAAATCTGGTTTCAAGAGAAAACTTAACTGGCTTAATGGTAATAAGAGCGTTTGGGAATTCCTTGCATGAAAAAAAGCGATTCCAAGAAGTAAACACTGATTTAACGAAAACGAACTTGTTTGTAAATAGAGTTATGTCATTAATGATGCCTTCAATGATGTTGATTATGAATGGTTCATCTTTATTAATTATTTGGGTTGGAGCTCATCAAATTGCAAAATCTGATATGCAAGTTGGTGACATGATGGCATTTATGCAATATTCAATGCAAATTATTACAGCATTTTTAATGATTTCAATCATGTTTATTCTTGTACCTAGAGCAGCTGTTTCTGCTAGTAGAATATCAGAGGTGCTTTCTACAGAAGTATCCATAATCGACCCGGAAAACGAAAAGGATCTTGATTCTAACAAGCATGGATATATTGAGTTTAAAAATGTTGATTTTCGTTATGAAGGCGCAGAAAATGATGTGCTAAGTGATATTTCTTTTATCGCAAAACCAGGTCAAACAACTGCGATTATTGGACCAACTGGATCAGGCAAAACAACGATCGCAAATTTAATTTTACGCTTTTATGATGTAACGAAAGGACAAATCTTAATTGATGGTGTTGATGTTCGGGAAGTTAAGCAAGAAAATTTACGATCTAAACTTGGTTATGTACCTCAAAAGGGGCTATTACTAACTGGGACAATTGCTACGAATTTGAAATATGGTAATAAAAATATTACAGATGAAGAAATGGAAAGAGTTGCTCAAATTGCTCAAGCTAGCGAGTTTATTTCTAAAAAAGAAGGTCAATTTAATGGCGAGATTTCTCAAGGCGGGGACAATGTTTCAGGTGGTCAAAAGCAAAGGATTTCAATCGCTCGAGCTTTAGCTAAAAAGCCTGAAATTCTGATTTTTGATGATAGTTTCTCAGCACTTGATTTTAAAACCGATTTAGCCTTAAGAAAGGCACTAAATGAAAATATAAGTAATAGTACAATGATTGTCATTGCTCAACGAGTTAGTACAATTATGAATGCCGAACACATAATTGTTGTAGATAGTGGCAAAATCGTCGGCAAAGGTACACATAAAGAACTACTAAAAAGTTGCCCTGAATACTTAGAAATTGCTTCATCGCAGTTGTCCAAGGAGGAATTAGCATGA